CTTAGACTTTTTTTGTATAGACTAGTGTGAAGCGGATTGATAATAAAAATGTGGTAGTTTTTATTAACGAGGAAATCAGCGATATTGTTGCTATAATGACCAGTTGCTTCCAGCCCTAATTTTATTGTTTCCGGGTTATTGGTACAGGATTGCATACGCTGAAGTAAAAGAGAAAATCCAATAAGATCATTAGAAATGGTGAAGACAGGGAAAAGAATTTCACCGTCCGAATTGGTGATAAGACAATCGTGCTTATCTTTTGCGACATCAATACCTACGTAGATCATAATAAAAGCTCCTTATGGTAAATTGACACTGTTATCAGTTCCACAGAACTGCCTGCTATGTAGCCTCGTGCTAATTAAAACGTCATGCGTTATCTAACTGATCAACATTTAAGCAGGCAGCTGTGGTTATAGCCTATAAACAAACGTCTAAGCGTTAGGAAAGTTCGACTAATTCACAGTGCCTATAAACAGTATACACTTACTCAAGAAAGAGTAAGGAACTAATATTAATTTAACATACGAGGAAAATAAATATCAATTTCAGAATCAGGATTATCAGGACCTGAAAAATTTTCTGTATAACATTCAAAATCATCATGTCCGGCGATTTCATATCCGCTATTCGGAAACCATACCCCCATATATACCGGTATGTTTTAAGTAAAGATCCAGCAGTTCCAGTATGAGTAAATTTTGCATATTTATTAGAGACTAACCTTTTTATCAGCATTTCCTCCGGTATATTATTATTTTGGTGTACTTCAATGCCTATAAAGACAGTTGCTTCACTGTCTGCATTAAATTTATCTACCGAACATGACTCTGTTGATTCAAATATGCTATATCGTTTGCATGCACATACATCATAGTCCAGCCTGGACACCAACTCATTGAAAATACTCCACATTTCAACAATATTGCTTGTATCAATATCCGTTTTAAATCTTATACCCATAATATATTTTGGAATAGTATTTACTATCCGAGCTTCCAAACTACATTGATTTTCCAGTTTAAACATCTTATTATCAGTATGTACTAAACTCCATGCTGCCTGTGTCAGCCGTCTGCCTCTGATATAACTTCTAATAGTTTCTCCCATAATAACATAAAAATAACGATGAAAATGATAATAGGAGTAGCCTGCCGCCTTGGCAACATCACAAGCTGAAATAGAATTATACAAATTGTTTTCAATAAATATAATTGCCTTCCCAATAACTTCTTCCTTACCCAGGATAGCCCCTCCTTTCATATATTTCAGTATGTTATTTTATAAAAGTCCTTCCCTGCTTTTTCTTGAGGAAGCATTACTTTAATCTCTTTTTCATTTAACGCTCCAACCAGAAATGTATTCCACTTATTTATTTTAGGAGAACCAAACGTTATTTCTATGTTTTTTTCAGTTACATCAAATATCATAGAACGCAGTGTTCCAAAAAACTCATCATAATAATGACAACAGAGACCGTCTGGATAAGGTGTGGATAAACCGATTGGAGCTTCCATTGTCCAATCTATTGCTTCTTTAACTGTACGGCAATTTTCCAAGATACTGCGAACAACAATCCAAAACCCGTTACACCTGCTTTTTGCCCTCCTTCAAAATTACCGACCGGTAAGCCATTACTGGCTTTACAAACAGCTAAACCATATTCATTCATACCATCACATCTGCCAAATAGATTTAGAGTTGAACCAATATACTTATATTTGCCTGTAATATTTGTATAAGCAAAACACATTTCTTCCATTTCATCATTAATACCACTGCAATATTTGTCCAGTAAATCTGTGATTTGGATTAATTTATTCTCCGGATATACTTTTGGCGGCAACAATACTTTCTGCAGTAAATCCGGTTGTAATAAAACCCATTCACCAATTTTCTTTCCAACCTCGTAATTCGTTCCTTCAAAATTTTTAAGATGTGCTTTAATCTCTTTCATATCTACTCTCCTTTTCTGTAAAGTATAAAATGAAATGGAACAGGAAACTTGATATTTTTTGCTGCTTATTGTTATGTCTATAGACCTCACTATTGCTACAATGATACACCAGATATTTTTGCCCCGCTGCCAGCCGGTTCAATCCGGAGGGCGGCGGGGCTTTTTTCGTTCACCGCTCGTTCATAACGCTCACCTTGACTTTTACCACCTACGGGGGTAATATACGAATATTACAAATGTAAGATTAGTTTGGGGCAAGACGGATCAGGATATAGGAGGTGGTTCGATGAAAAGAGGAATAAAGTTTTCGCTATGTACATTGGGAAGCGGAATCGGTCTTGCTGTTGTGGGATGGGGTTTGGTCTGTATTCTACAGCATTACGGTTTGATGCTTCGAGCATGGGTCGGAATCACGTTCTTTGTTATCATAGCGCTTCTCGGGTTTGCTTTATCAGGCGGCATTATATACACGCTGACTAAGGTATATTCAAGACCGAAAGAAGGCATTTTGCGAAAAATTGTGTCCGCAACCGGAATTGTCATTATCCTGTTAGGAACCGGTGCGTTTGTAATCCTCGCATTATTCGGGGCGGCTTTTGGATATAACCCTGAGCATGTGGTGGAAAAATACGGTCAAAAGATGGTCTCTTATGATAGGAGCTATTTGGATACGAATATCGAGTATTACGAATACATAAATTTCCTTGTTTGCGGAAATAAAGTTATTGGAAATGAAGGGCCTAAGCAAAACTACTGGTTTCAGGATTTTCAAGGTAATCTGATTGCGAGTTATGAAGAAGACTTTGCTCTGTTGGAGATCACAGATAAAATAGCAATCTCTTTCCCGCCCGAAGAAATGAAATGCACATTTGATGGCTCGGATACGAGATCACGGAGCGTGATGTCATATTCAGTAGACGGAGAAAATTGGGAGGAAAGAGACACCGGCTACCATTATCAATTTTTCTTTGGAGATATAGGTTATTTGGTTGTTTCATACGACTGGGCAATGCAGCACGAAGCGGCCGCTGTTTATAGATCCGTAGACAGAGGCGAACACTGGTCATTCATATCAGCTACCCCATCGGACACGTTGCTGCAAAACGTGATGTTCTTCGATGAAGACACAGGTGTTTTTGAATATGGCGAAGTCGGAACTGACAGCTATGCCTTGTATACCACAATGGATGGGGGAAGCACATTTATGAAAGTGAATTTACCAGCAGAAACGCAGGTCTTTGTATGGTGGAGAAAACGGGAATCGAACCCGTAACCTCTTAAATATCATTTAAGCGCACACCCGGCAAATCAGGTGTGCGCCCTCATAAATCTCTTTGTAATATCAGTTTCTTCAGCAATAAGAACCGATATATCATGTTTTCCATATCTGGATTTTTATAATCAATTACCTGCGTGGCAGTACATGAATCGCCCCGCCAATACAGTCCTCAAGCGCCTCCGCCACAGATTCATTATAGGTAGGATGAGCCCGCATAGCCTTTAAAAGCTGCTCTGCAGTAAGTTTATTGGAAATGGCGGTTCCCATTTCACCAATCATGTCCGTAGCTCTGGCGCACATCATCTGTACTCCCAGCAGTACGCCTGTTTCCTTATCTGTTACAACTTTAACAAAGCCTCTCTCTTCCTTAGTTATAAATGATTTACTGTTGGCATGAGTTAAGAATTTCCCGGTAACGGTCTCGATTCCTTTTTCTTTTGCTTCCTCTTCCGTTATTCCCACACATGCAATCTCAGGATCCGTATAAACACATGACGGAACTACCGATAAATCAATGGACGGCTCTTTCCCATTCATTCCTTCCACCGCACAGATGCCCTGGGAGCTTGCGGCATGGGCAAGCTGAATACCTCCGATGACATCTCCGATAGCAAACACGCCCGGCATACTTGTCTCAAAGTTTTCCTTCACCACAATCCTGCCACGGTCCATTTTAAGTATTGTCCCTTCCTCCAGCAGTCCATCCGTATTAGGGATACGTCCGGTGGCTGAAAGCAGGTATGGCGTCTTTAAGACCTCAATCTTTTCTTTATCTTTTACTTTCTCTCCATAGGTACAGATAAAATCCAGGCCCTCCTTTTCTATCTTCCGGACAAATGCCTTGGTATGAATGTCAACGCCTCTCTTTTTCAAAAGCAGCTTTACACTCTGGGAAATCTCTTTATCCAGACCTGGCAGAAGCCTTTCTTCCGCCTCCAGCAATGTGACCTTGGAACCAAAGGAAGAGAATACGGTGGCAAACTCCACCCCTATGACCCCGCCCCCTATAATAATCAGGTTTTCCGGTACATGATCAAGCTGAAACATCTCATCGCTGGTCATAATTCCGGGAAGGCGGATTCCTTCAATAGGCAAAAGAGCCGGCTTGGATCCTGTTGCCAGCAGGATATGTTTTGCCTGAAGGATTTCTTCTCCTTCCGTTGTCTTGACCCTGACCCTTCCATCCATGGTCAGCGACCCTGTCCCACTGATCCGTTCCACTTTATTTCCTTTAAGGAGCTGTTCCACACCAAGTCTGAGACTTTCGGAAGTTTCATTTTTATAGGACATTACTTTTCCGTAATCATAGCTCACCTCTTTTGAGATGATTCCAAATCGCTCTCCGGAAAGAACCTCCTGATATAATTTGGCAGCATGAAGCATGGCCTTTGCCGGAACGCAGCCCCTGTTTAAGCAGGTGCCGCCGACTTCCCGGTTTTCTATCACCGCTGTCTTCATTCCCAGCTTTGCAGCCTTGATCGCTGCTACATATCCTCCGGGTCCTGCACCAATAACAATCAGATCATATTGTTCCTCCATCCTATCCCTCCCTGGTCTTTATAATTCTGCAGCAGCAAAAAATTCTTTTAAGTCTTTTATCATGGCCGACTGGGCCTGGGTTTCTGCAGGCACCTGATCCAGCTTATTATAAATATCCTCATTTTCATATTTGCTTCCCTTTATATATCCGGGGATTCGGTCCATAAGATCCGGCTCCATGGAATCGGAAAACAATTGGAGATCCTTTATGATCCCGCTGTTCACCTGAAACTGCCAGATTACATTTCCCCATACAAACCGTTTTGACAATTCGTACTGAAAATCCATGTTACGTCCATACAGCCAATCCCAGGAAGAAAATTTCTTTCTTCCCTCAGCCAATGCTTCCTGGTCTAAATCCTCCTGCCTGCAGAAAACCGCCTTACATCCATAAGTTTCCTCAAATGCCTCCAGAAGCTTTTCTTTTAACATATCGATAGTCAGGTCATCCCGATATTCAGAAAGATTGGTCACCCTGGATTTAACGGAGTCCACTCCTTTTAATGCCAGCTTATCCTTTGAGACCTGGAGATATTTGGACAGCTTCTCCATATCTGCACGAACCAGCAGGGTCCCATGATGATAGCATTTCTCCCCTCTTGTATAAAAGGCATTACCGGAAAACTTCCTGTCTGACACGGTAATATCGTTCCGTCCGGATTTCTCTGCATAAATTCCCAGCTTTTTGACCCCGCTTAAAATGACCTCAAGCTGTTTATCCAGATCATAATGTTTCTTGTTTACAAGGAACGTAAAATTCAAATTGCCCAGGTCATGGAATACGGCGCCTCCTCCTGAAAGCCGTCTCACCAGGTGCCCGCCATCCTGCTCTAACTCCCGGATTCTGCATTCCTTCCATGGATTCTGGTTTTTACCGATTACAACGGTATTTTCATTCTGCCAAAGATATAGGATACAGGTATCCCGCCCTGCTGTTTCTAATAAATACTCCTCAATGGCAAGATTCAGATATGGGTCATGACTGCTTCCATTTATATATTTAATTTGCTGTATCATCTTTATCTGTTTCCTTATCTAAGAAGTCATACTTTAACTTTGGATTTCTGGCTGCCCTTACTTCATCAAGTCTGGTGACCGGCGTATGGATGGGGGCCTGATGCAGGGTTTCCGGCTGAGACCTTGCAGTTTCATAGAGGCTGCGCAATACAGAAATCACTTCATCCAGGGTTTCTTTTGACTCCGTTTCCGTAGGCTCCGCCATTAAAGCTTCCGGTACGATCAGTGGAAAATACATGGTCGGCGGATGGATTCCGTGGTCCAAAAGCCCTTTTGCTATGTCCATAGCTGATACACCGGTTTCTTTTTTAAGTCTTGCCAGGCTCATGACAAATTCGTGCATACAGGGTCCCTGGTATGCCATATCATATACATCCTTTAATTGGGCCATCATATAATTGGCGTTTAAAACGGCATGCTTTGAGGCCTCCGGGATTCCTTCCTTTCCAAGCATGAATAAATACGTCATGGCCCTGACCACGATCAAAAAGTTGCCATAAAAGCTTTTCACCTGTCCCATGGTCTGGGCAGGACGATGAAACATATATCCCTTATCTTCCTCCACCATGTTACCCGGTAAAAATTCAGCCAGGAGATTCTTGCAGCCTACTGGTCCGCTGCCCGGGCCTCCTCCTCCGTGGGGAGTAGAAAAGGTTTTGTGAAGATTTAAATGAACCACATCAAACCCCATATCCCCAGGTCTTATCATACCCATAACAGCATTTAAATTTGCTCCGTCATAGTAATTCAGGCCACCCCCATCATGAACGATTTTTGTAATTTCCAGTATGTTTTTATCAAAAAGCCCTAATGTATTGGGATTGGTCAGCATCAGTCCGGCCGTATCTTCCCCGACTGCTTTTTTTAATTCCTCCAAATCCACTCCGCCGTCATCAGCAGATGGGATACTGATTACTGAAAAGCCTACCATTGCCGCACTTGCAGGATTGGTTCCATGTGCGGAATCCGGTACAATGATCTTAGTTCTTTTTTTGTCACCGCGGCTTTCATGGTATGCTTTTATCAGCAAAAGCCCGGTAAATTCACCATGAGCTCCTGCTGCCGGCTGGAAGGTCATGCGATCCATTCCGGTGATCTCACATAAGTATTGCTCTGCTGTTTTCAGTACCTCCATGCAGCCCTGCACCGTATGCTCCGGCTGCAGCGGATGAATCTGCTTAAATCCAGGAAGGGCCGCCACGTCTTCATTGATCTTGGGATTATATTTCATGGTACAGGAACCCAGAGGATAAAAGCCGTCATTGACACCATATGCCTTTTTCGCTGCTTCTGTATAATGCCTGCTTATATCATTTTCAGACACATGCGGAAGGTGCAGGCTCTTTTTTCTTAAGCTGCCTTCTTCCGGCAGACTTACCGGCACATCACATTCCGGCAGGATGCTCATCTTTCTTCCTTGCTGTCCCTTTTCAAATATCAGCATAACATTACACCTCCTTCAGAATGCCAATGACACGGTCAATGTCATCCTTTGCATTCATTTCCGTACAGCACCATAAGATCTGTCCGGCTCTTTCACCGGTCAAAGGATAACCGCCAAGAATTCCATGTTCTTCCAGTACACTCATCACCTGTTCTGCCGGAAGCTTTGAAATGGTCACAAATTCGTGGAAGAATTCCCCGCGGTTTACAACCGGATATCCGATTGCTTCCAACTGGTCTGCCATATAATGGGCCTTTGACATACATTGTATGGCTGCCTGCCTCAGTCCTTCTGCTCCCATCGCCGCTAAATAGACTGACACTGCCAATGCGCAAAGCGCCTGATTTGAGCAGATGTTGCTTAACGCTTTTTCTCTGCGGATATGCTGTTCCCTTGCCTGAAGGGTCAGGACATATCCTGTTTTTCCGTTGGAATCAACAGTTTCTCCCACGATCCTTCCCGGAAGCTTTCTGGTCAGTTCTTTCGTACATGCCATGAAGCCGATATATGGTCCGCCAAATGACAGAGGCAGTCCAAGGGGCTGTCCCTCCCCCACTGCAATATCAGCACCGTATTCTGCCGGCGTCTTTATTACCCCTAAGGAAATGGGATTCACACCCATGATATACCGCGCACCGGCTTCCTTTGCTATGGTTCCAATTTCAGCCGCCGGTTCCAGGCTGCCGTAATAATTGGGATTCTGAATATAGACACATGCGGCCTGACTATCCAGATGCTCTTTCAGAAAATCCAGATCCGTAACACCGTCTTTCTCAGGAATAACAGTCAGTTCTATCCCGTTTCCAAAACAATAAGTCTTTATAGTCTCCATTACCTGAGGATGAACTGCCGCGGAAACAAAGGCCCTGTTTTTCTTTCTGTCCCTGCACATTGCAACTGCTTCTGCAGCTGCAGCCGCACCGTCATACACGGAAGCATTGGCTGTATCCATTCCTGTAAGCTCACAGATCATTGTCTGGTATTCATATATGGATTGTAAGATTCCCTGGCTGATTTCCGCCTGATACGGGGTATAAGCAGTGTACAGGGTTTCCTTTGATAATACGCTTTTCACAATGGACGGAATGTAGTGGCTGTAAGCGCCTGCCCCTCTGAATATGACCGGAAATACCTTATTTTTTGCCGCAATACCTTCCATCCTCTTACATACTTCCATTTCAGACATTCCACTGGGAAGATTCAATCCATCCTTTAACAGAACTTCCTGGGGGAGCTGCCCGAAAAGGTCTTCTATGCTCTCAATTCCGATCGCTGACATCATTTCTTTTCTGTCATGATCGGTTACCGGTACAAATGAACCCATATGCAGATCTCCTTTATTCCATTTCTTTTTTTACAAATTCTCCATATTCCTCGGGACTTAAGAATTCTTCTTTATCCGTAATATCAGTTATCTTTACAAACCAGGCTTCATAAGGAGCCTCATTGATCTTTTCCGGTGCTTCCAGAAGTTCTTCATTGACTTCTGATACGACTCCGGTCACCGGACAATACACATCCGAAACGGCTTTTACGGATTCCACATCGGCAAATGATTCACCGGCTGTGGTCTCATCACCTTCTTCCGGAAGATTGACGAAAACAAGCTCTCCCAATGACTGCTGGGCGTGATCCGTAAGTCCGACCAAAGCTGTTGTTTCATCTTCAAACCTCACCCATTCATGTGTTTTTGTGTAAACCAGATTTTCTAATACCTTCATGTTTCCTTCTCCTTTTCCTTGTTATTGCCCACATTTTCCAGGCATGTAAGTACACCCGCAGGGTGTTTCCTTGATGGATTATTTTGATTTTTTATAAAATGGCAGGGCTACTACTTCTGCTTCTACTTCTCTTCCCCGCACGATTACCGTTACTTTTGTTCCTGTTTTCGCATATTCCTTATCCAAAATAGCCATGGCTGCCGGGTAACCCAGATAGGGACAATGGGTTCCCGATGTTGTAAAGCCCACTTTTTCCCCGTTTACAAGTACATCTTCCTGTTCCCTTATGATTCCCCGTCCTGTGACTCTTAAGCCTGCACGTTTTCTAATGAGGGAATCCTTATCCGGCAAATGGCTTTTTCCGATAAAATCCTCCTTCTGCATCTTGACAGCAAACCCAAGACCGGTTTCTACAGGATTGATATTATCGTTCATTTCATGTCCGTACAGCGGCATGCCGGCCTCCAGCCTCAGAGTGTCTCTGGCTCCCAGCCCGCATGGGATCAGTCCGTATTCCCTGCCTGCCTCCATGAGGGTTTCCCACATTGTCTCCGCATATGCATTGTCTAAATAAAGCTCAAAACCATCTTCCCCTGTATAACCGGTTCTGGATACCATGCATGTGATTCCTGCCACTTTTCCATCAAAAACTGCATGATAGTATTTTTCAGGAATATTTGC
The nucleotide sequence above comes from Lacrimispora sp. BS-2. Encoded proteins:
- the gcvPB gene encoding aminomethyl-transferring glycine dehydrogenase subunit GcvPB; protein product: MLIFEKGQQGRKMSILPECDVPVSLPEEGSLRKKSLHLPHVSENDISRHYTEAAKKAYGVNDGFYPLGSCTMKYNPKINEDVAALPGFKQIHPLQPEHTVQGCMEVLKTAEQYLCEITGMDRMTFQPAAGAHGEFTGLLLIKAYHESRGDKKRTKIIVPDSAHGTNPASAAMVGFSVISIPSADDGGVDLEELKKAVGEDTAGLMLTNPNTLGLFDKNILEITKIVHDGGGLNYYDGANLNAVMGMIRPGDMGFDVVHLNLHKTFSTPHGGGGPGSGPVGCKNLLAEFLPGNMVEEDKGYMFHRPAQTMGQVKSFYGNFLIVVRAMTYLFMLGKEGIPEASKHAVLNANYMMAQLKDVYDMAYQGPCMHEFVMSLARLKKETGVSAMDIAKGLLDHGIHPPTMYFPLIVPEALMAEPTETESKETLDEVISVLRSLYETARSQPETLHQAPIHTPVTRLDEVRAARNPKLKYDFLDKETDKDDTAN
- a CDS encoding AraC family transcriptional regulator, producing the protein MKGGAILGKEEVIGKAIIFIENNLYNSISACDVAKAAGYSYYHFHRYFYVIMGETIRSYIRGRRLTQAAWSLVHTDNKMFKLENQCSLEARIVNTIPKYIMGIRFKTDIDTSNIVEMWSIFNELVSRLDYDVCACKRYSIFESTESCSVDKFNADSEATVFIGIEVHQNNNIPEEMLIKRLVSNKYAKFTHTGTAGSLLKTYRYIWGYGFRIADMKSPDMMILNVIQKIFQVLIILILKLIFIFLVC
- the gcvT gene encoding glycine cleavage system aminomethyltransferase GcvT; the encoded protein is MELKTPLYEMHLKHHGKMVPFAGYLLPIQYEEGIIKEHMAVRTRAGLFDVSHMGEIICKGKDALNNLQRLLTNDFTDMEVGQARYSPMCNEHGGTVDDLIVYKKKDEEYFIVVNASNKEKDYQWMLEHKLGEVVFEDISDKITQIALQGPRSQEILMKLTANIPEKYYHAVFDGKVAGITCMVSRTGYTGEDGFELYLDNAYAETMWETLMEAGREYGLIPCGLGARDTLRLEAGMPLYGHEMNDNINPVETGLGFAVKMQKEDFIGKSHLPDKDSLIRKRAGLRVTGRGIIREQEDVLVNGEKVGFTTSGTHCPYLGYPAAMAILDKEYAKTGTKVTVIVRGREVEAEVVALPFYKKSK
- the gcvH gene encoding glycine cleavage system protein GcvH: MKVLENLVYTKTHEWVRFEDETTALVGLTDHAQQSLGELVFVNLPEEGDETTAGESFADVESVKAVSDVYCPVTGVVSEVNEELLEAPEKINEAPYEAWFVKITDITDKEEFLSPEEYGEFVKKEME
- the lpdA gene encoding dihydrolipoyl dehydrogenase; its protein translation is MEEQYDLIVIGAGPGGYVAAIKAAKLGMKTAVIENREVGGTCLNRGCVPAKAMLHAAKLYQEVLSGERFGIISKEVSYDYGKVMSYKNETSESLRLGVEQLLKGNKVERISGTGSLTMDGRVRVKTTEGEEILQAKHILLATGSKPALLPIEGIRLPGIMTSDEMFQLDHVPENLIIIGGGVIGVEFATVFSSFGSKVTLLEAEERLLPGLDKEISQSVKLLLKKRGVDIHTKAFVRKIEKEGLDFICTYGEKVKDKEKIEVLKTPYLLSATGRIPNTDGLLEEGTILKMDRGRIVVKENFETSMPGVFAIGDVIGGIQLAHAASSQGICAVEGMNGKEPSIDLSVVPSCVYTDPEIACVGITEEEAKEKGIETVTGKFLTHANSKSFITKEERGFVKVVTDKETGVLLGVQMMCARATDMIGEMGTAISNKLTAEQLLKAMRAHPTYNESVAEALEDCIGGAIHVLPRR
- a CDS encoding lipoate--protein ligase; translated protein: MIQQIKYINGSSHDPYLNLAIEEYLLETAGRDTCILYLWQNENTVVIGKNQNPWKECRIRELEQDGGHLVRRLSGGGAVFHDLGNLNFTFLVNKKHYDLDKQLEVILSGVKKLGIYAEKSGRNDITVSDRKFSGNAFYTRGEKCYHHGTLLVRADMEKLSKYLQVSKDKLALKGVDSVKSRVTNLSEYRDDLTIDMLKEKLLEAFEETYGCKAVFCRQEDLDQEALAEGRKKFSSWDWLYGRNMDFQYELSKRFVWGNVIWQFQVNSGIIKDLQLFSDSMEPDLMDRIPGYIKGSKYENEDIYNKLDQVPAETQAQSAMIKDLKEFFAAAEL
- the gcvPA gene encoding aminomethyl-transferring glycine dehydrogenase subunit GcvPA gives rise to the protein MGSFVPVTDHDRKEMMSAIGIESIEDLFGQLPQEVLLKDGLNLPSGMSEMEVCKRMEGIAAKNKVFPVIFRGAGAYSHYIPSIVKSVLSKETLYTAYTPYQAEISQGILQSIYEYQTMICELTGMDTANASVYDGAAAAAEAVAMCRDRKKNRAFVSAAVHPQVMETIKTYCFGNGIELTVIPEKDGVTDLDFLKEHLDSQAACVYIQNPNYYGSLEPAAEIGTIAKEAGARYIMGVNPISLGVIKTPAEYGADIAVGEGQPLGLPLSFGGPYIGFMACTKELTRKLPGRIVGETVDSNGKTGYVLTLQAREQHIRREKALSNICSNQALCALAVSVYLAAMGAEGLRQAAIQCMSKAHYMADQLEAIGYPVVNRGEFFHEFVTISKLPAEQVMSVLEEHGILGGYPLTGERAGQILWCCTEMNAKDDIDRVIGILKEV